In Alkalihalobacterium alkalinitrilicum, a genomic segment contains:
- a CDS encoding metal ABC transporter substrate-binding protein — protein MRKRLILLASAMVMSLFLVACGGDNGEQGESTGEGLNITTSFSILGDVIDNVVGDRGNVEYIVPIGEEPHEYEPIPSDFQKVSNSDVFYVNGLGLEEWLEKLVQNTADIPVVTLSEGVTVIPLNNEDGDDPHIWLDAQNVIIMVNNLVEDLVERDPDGEELYRANAEAYKQELEILDTWIKAEINSIPEAARMIAVSEDAFRYFGQGYGIETAGIWELNSHEEGTPSQISGLVDLIQERNLPAVFVETTVDQRYMETVANNAGVEIAGEVYTDAIGPEGSGAESYIKMMEHNVNIFVNGLK, from the coding sequence GTGAGGAAAAGATTAATTTTATTAGCATCCGCTATGGTTATGTCGTTGTTTTTAGTAGCATGTGGTGGTGACAATGGAGAGCAGGGAGAAAGTACAGGAGAAGGTTTAAACATTACGACCAGTTTTTCTATATTAGGTGATGTTATTGATAATGTTGTAGGTGATCGTGGGAATGTAGAGTATATTGTTCCAATTGGTGAAGAACCACATGAATATGAGCCTATTCCAAGTGATTTCCAAAAAGTAAGCAATTCCGATGTATTTTATGTAAATGGATTAGGTTTAGAGGAGTGGCTTGAAAAGCTTGTGCAAAACACAGCTGATATTCCAGTAGTCACTCTTTCAGAAGGTGTAACTGTAATCCCGCTTAATAATGAGGATGGAGATGACCCTCATATTTGGCTAGATGCACAAAATGTAATTATAATGGTAAATAATCTCGTTGAAGACTTAGTTGAACGTGACCCTGATGGAGAAGAGCTCTACCGTGCCAATGCAGAAGCTTATAAACAAGAATTAGAAATCCTTGATACTTGGATTAAAGCTGAAATTAATAGTATTCCTGAAGCGGCACGTATGATTGCTGTGAGTGAAGATGCATTTCGCTATTTCGGGCAGGGATACGGAATTGAAACAGCAGGAATTTGGGAACTGAACTCCCATGAAGAAGGAACACCAAGTCAAATTTCTGGTTTAGTCGATTTAATACAAGAACGTAACCTACCAGCTGTATTTGTTGAAACAACAGTGGATCAACGATATATGGAGACAGTAGCCAATAATGCAGGAGTTGAAATTGCTGGAGAAGTTTATACTGATGCTATTGGCCCAGAAGGATCAGGAGCAGAGAGTTATATTAAAATGATGGAACATAACGTTAATATATTTGTCAACGGGCTTAAATAG
- the acpS gene encoding holo-ACP synthase: protein MIKGIGIDIVEIARIKQAIERTDKFILRILTENERKKYHTLTKQRQFEYVAGRFAAKEAFVKAIGTGISKEVGWQDIEVVNDVNSGKPSIAWKGNDKVHVSISHSKEFAVAQVIIESLSS, encoded by the coding sequence ATGATTAAAGGGATAGGAATTGATATTGTAGAGATTGCAAGAATTAAACAAGCGATAGAACGAACAGATAAATTTATTTTGAGAATTTTAACTGAAAATGAAAGAAAAAAATATCATACCCTGACAAAACAACGACAATTTGAATATGTCGCTGGACGCTTTGCTGCCAAAGAGGCTTTTGTCAAAGCAATAGGCACAGGAATTTCAAAAGAAGTGGGATGGCAAGATATTGAAGTGGTTAACGACGTGAATAGTGGAAAACCAAGCATTGCCTGGAAAGGGAATGATAAGGTTCATGTTTCAATTTCACATTCCAAGGAATTTGCCGTTGCTCAAGTAATTATTGAAAGCTTGTCAAGCTAG
- a CDS encoding DUF2325 domain-containing protein → MSALLIVGADHLGKIPSKLASVGFKEVIHISGRKVQQVKREIPTHVDLVLVLTDYINHNLSSVLKKKANEQGIPICYAKRSWCSIYQAIGSCDYEGCPNKKNCQISN, encoded by the coding sequence GTGTCTGCTCTTCTCATTGTTGGTGCCGATCATTTAGGTAAAATTCCAAGTAAATTAGCGTCAGTTGGTTTTAAAGAAGTCATTCATATTAGTGGAAGGAAAGTTCAACAAGTAAAAAGAGAAATTCCAACTCATGTTGACTTAGTACTCGTACTGACGGATTACATAAATCATAATTTATCGTCCGTATTAAAAAAGAAAGCAAATGAACAAGGGATCCCAATCTGTTACGCAAAGCGGTCTTGGTGTTCCATTTATCAGGCCATTGGCAGTTGCGATTATGAGGGCTGTCCTAATAAAAAGAATTGTCAAATTTCAAATTAG
- a CDS encoding ABC transporter permease encodes MSNDSQRKKQINNDQNAEVGESNSPAILRFFRGKWFDIWKGNPPGPVLLLFGIFVALIMSIPIIYVIWRSMFAGVDRWMRLLDGRIPQLLWNTFSLTFAVTACAVTIGVMLAWIVVRTDLPGRKMWQWLLAMPLVIPPYVGAVTYIIVFGPSGWVRDFWRDTPWLVDLFGNYPLNIYSFWGVFFVLTMFTYPYVFLIASASLRKMNRNFEEVARSQGMTTSQVFWKVNLPFLRPAIGAGAILISLYVLSDFGAIAMLRYVTFTAAIYFQRASFDTASASVLSLVLIFFTIVILWIEARTRKKNKYYQTSNTFKAPDILSLGKWKPLTLVFVVGVFFVSVVLPIVVLVYWSIISIGMGALDNRFFGFAWNSLKVSGFAAILCMLLAMPIIYLKSRYPSVISSGIDKLSYAGYALPGVIVALGFIFIFNNHIPMLYNTFYMVALAFVVRFLPQAMQAGEASLSLVSPRIDEAARSLGYPPWKVMFKVILPSILPGVLAGGALVFVSSIKELPATLMLRPPGFDTLAVRVYFEASEAIYHLAAPAALIIILVSIVPLRYLLKKY; translated from the coding sequence ATGAGTAATGATAGTCAACGCAAAAAACAAATAAATAATGATCAGAATGCCGAGGTTGGGGAGAGTAACTCCCCAGCCATTCTCCGTTTCTTTCGGGGAAAGTGGTTTGATATTTGGAAAGGGAACCCTCCTGGACCAGTTTTACTCTTATTCGGTATTTTTGTTGCACTCATTATGTCTATCCCAATAATTTACGTAATTTGGCGCTCCATGTTTGCGGGCGTAGATCGGTGGATGCGCCTTCTTGATGGAAGAATTCCACAATTATTATGGAATACGTTCTCACTTACATTTGCCGTTACGGCTTGTGCTGTGACAATAGGGGTCATGCTTGCTTGGATTGTTGTGCGAACAGATTTACCTGGAAGGAAAATGTGGCAATGGCTTTTAGCAATGCCACTCGTTATTCCACCTTATGTTGGTGCAGTTACGTATATAATTGTCTTTGGCCCTAGTGGATGGGTTCGTGACTTTTGGAGAGATACACCTTGGCTTGTTGATCTTTTTGGTAATTATCCGTTGAATATTTATTCATTTTGGGGAGTGTTTTTCGTATTAACGATGTTTACCTACCCATACGTCTTTTTAATTGCGAGTGCATCGCTTCGCAAAATGAACCGAAACTTTGAAGAAGTGGCACGTTCCCAGGGGATGACGACATCACAAGTGTTTTGGAAGGTAAATCTTCCATTTTTGCGACCTGCGATAGGGGCAGGAGCTATATTAATTTCATTGTATGTATTATCTGATTTTGGCGCGATTGCCATGCTTCGGTACGTCACATTTACCGCGGCGATCTATTTTCAGCGAGCAAGCTTTGACACTGCTTCTGCATCCGTCCTAAGCTTAGTGCTTATTTTCTTTACGATTGTAATACTTTGGATTGAAGCAAGAACTAGAAAGAAAAATAAGTACTACCAAACGTCGAATACGTTTAAGGCCCCAGATATTTTATCTCTTGGAAAGTGGAAGCCACTGACGCTAGTTTTTGTAGTAGGAGTGTTTTTCGTATCGGTTGTCCTTCCGATTGTCGTTTTAGTTTATTGGTCTATTATTAGTATTGGTATGGGGGCTTTAGATAATCGGTTCTTTGGTTTTGCCTGGAATAGTTTAAAAGTTTCAGGGTTTGCGGCAATATTATGTATGCTACTAGCTATGCCAATCATTTATTTGAAATCTCGTTATCCTTCAGTGATTTCAAGTGGTATTGATAAATTAAGTTATGCAGGATATGCGCTTCCTGGTGTTATTGTGGCCTTAGGATTTATTTTTATCTTTAACAACCATATTCCGATGCTTTACAATACATTTTATATGGTGGCTCTAGCGTTTGTAGTTCGTTTTCTTCCACAAGCAATGCAAGCGGGAGAAGCCTCATTAAGTCTTGTGTCTCCTCGAATTGATGAGGCAGCACGGAGTCTTGGATATCCACCATGGAAAGTAATGTTTAAAGTGATCCTCCCATCTATTTTGCCAGGGGTTCTGGCTGGAGGAGCTCTCGTATTCGTTAGTTCAATTAAAGAGCTTCCAGCTACACTTATGCTCAGGCCACCAGGGTTTGATACGTTAGCTGTACGTGTATATTTTGAAGCGTCAGAAGCTATCTATCATCTAGCAGCACCCGCTGCACTAATTATTATTCTAGTATCGATTGTTCCACTACGATACTTGTTAAAAAAGTATTAA
- a CDS encoding LolA family protein, which translates to MRRKGLVALFVSVILTLVLAGCGEKTQEDIIEGLDQKLSEMTGYKTDATMILQTGKEPQQYDVEVWHQVENHYRVALKNDEKNQSQIILRNDDGVFVLTPALNKSFRFQSDWPKNNSQVYLYESLVSDILNDPERTFQATENHYVFQTRTNYQNKNLNSQEIMLNKKDLTPASVKIMNSDLQVLVQVNFSAFSMNPSFNEDDFDMERNMTAAQMGQEIPTMADVSEPLTVLYPIYEPQGTALTGSETIMTEDGEKVVLTYTGENNFTLIQEKSRVVPASTPMNVSSGDPVDLGFTVGVMSNGSLMWTYEGVDFYLASNDLDAEEMMAIARSVYGTLEK; encoded by the coding sequence GTGAGAAGGAAAGGACTAGTTGCATTGTTTGTCAGCGTCATTCTCACTCTTGTATTAGCAGGTTGCGGTGAAAAAACGCAGGAGGACATTATTGAAGGGTTAGATCAAAAGCTTAGCGAAATGACAGGTTATAAGACAGATGCTACCATGATTTTACAAACGGGAAAAGAACCACAACAGTACGATGTTGAAGTATGGCATCAGGTGGAAAATCATTATCGTGTCGCATTAAAGAATGACGAGAAAAACCAAAGTCAGATTATTTTACGTAATGATGACGGAGTATTTGTATTAACACCAGCTCTCAATAAAAGCTTCCGTTTTCAAAGTGATTGGCCGAAAAATAACAGTCAAGTCTATTTATACGAGTCTTTAGTTTCAGATATTTTGAATGACCCAGAAAGAACGTTCCAAGCTACTGAAAATCATTATGTGTTTCAAACGAGAACCAATTATCAAAATAAGAATTTAAACAGCCAAGAAATTATGCTCAATAAAAAAGATTTAACACCTGCTTCTGTGAAAATTATGAATTCAGATTTACAGGTACTTGTGCAAGTCAACTTTAGTGCGTTTTCAATGAATCCAAGTTTTAATGAAGATGATTTCGATATGGAGCGAAATATGACAGCGGCGCAAATGGGCCAAGAAATTCCGACTATGGCGGATGTGTCAGAACCGCTAACTGTACTTTATCCAATCTATGAACCACAAGGTACAGCACTAACAGGTTCCGAAACAATTATGACAGAAGACGGTGAAAAAGTCGTTTTAACTTACACAGGGGAAAACAACTTCACATTAATTCAAGAAAAGAGTAGAGTTGTACCCGCTAGTACACCAATGAATGTAAGTTCAGGAGATCCTGTCGATTTAGGATTCACGGTTGGTGTTATGTCAAACGGTTCATTAATGTGGACATATGAAGGGGTGGACTTCTACCTAGCATCGAATGATTTAGACGCAGAAGAAATGATGGCGATAGCTCGTTCGGTTTACGGTACACTTGAAAAATAA
- a CDS encoding CopG family ribbon-helix-helix protein has protein sequence MFVSEQATKRIMISLPQNLLNEVDGVVKQENVNRSEFISQATKMYLRERKRRQIRESMQQGYMEMAKINLNIASEAFLAEEEAEHTLDRLVSGV, from the coding sequence ATGTTTGTGTCTGAACAAGCCACAAAGCGAATTATGATTAGTTTGCCGCAGAACCTTTTAAACGAAGTAGATGGGGTAGTAAAGCAAGAAAATGTTAACCGGAGTGAGTTTATCTCCCAAGCTACAAAAATGTATCTTCGAGAACGAAAAAGACGTCAGATTCGTGAATCTATGCAGCAGGGTTATATGGAAATGGCAAAGATCAATTTAAACATTGCATCAGAAGCCTTTCTTGCTGAGGAGGAAGCAGAGCACACCCTAGATCGCTTAGTAAGTGGGGTGTAG
- the alr gene encoding alanine racemase translates to MQRWNDSFYRDTWVEVNLDHIRENVRNIKASFKQNMEIMAVVKADGYGHGAIPVAETALEAGASYLAVAILDEALQLRAAHIQAPILVLGAIRPEDIEVAASHDITITVFSAEWLVRAKSLYQGGKKIKFHMKFDTGMGRIGIRDQEEGKAVIEALHDDKRFQLEGIYTHFATADELCDDYFNMQYERFNLIVTMMEKLEVDISIIHCGNSATGLMHPNQAFNMVRLGISMYGLTPSIEIKDRLPVQLKEAFSLHAKLIQVKNVPPGEGISYGITYKTTGWEWIGTIPIGYADGWYRYHSTNGGTVLVNGENVPFVGRICMDQCMVKLPRELPVGTKVTLIGSQGERMISIDEVAGRLSTINYEVPCMVGSRIPRVYIKNHEVYTVKNKLVP, encoded by the coding sequence TTGCAACGTTGGAATGACTCTTTTTATCGTGATACGTGGGTTGAGGTGAACCTTGATCATATTAGGGAAAATGTACGAAACATAAAGGCAAGTTTTAAGCAGAACATGGAAATTATGGCTGTTGTAAAAGCAGATGGTTATGGTCACGGGGCAATACCTGTTGCGGAAACAGCACTTGAAGCAGGTGCTAGTTATTTGGCGGTTGCAATATTAGATGAAGCTCTTCAGTTACGAGCAGCTCATATTCAAGCCCCTATTCTTGTGTTAGGTGCAATTCGACCAGAAGATATAGAAGTTGCTGCAAGTCATGACATTACGATAACAGTCTTTTCTGCTGAATGGTTGGTTCGAGCTAAATCATTATACCAAGGGGGAAAGAAAATTAAGTTCCACATGAAATTCGATACAGGCATGGGGAGAATTGGTATAAGAGACCAAGAAGAGGGAAAAGCTGTTATTGAAGCTCTTCATGACGATAAACGGTTTCAACTAGAAGGTATCTATACGCATTTTGCTACCGCAGATGAGCTGTGTGATGACTATTTTAATATGCAATACGAGCGGTTTAATTTAATTGTAACTATGATGGAAAAATTGGAAGTAGATATTTCTATCATTCATTGTGGGAATAGTGCGACAGGATTGATGCACCCAAATCAGGCATTTAATATGGTTCGACTAGGCATCTCGATGTACGGGCTTACCCCCTCTATTGAAATCAAGGATAGATTACCGGTACAATTAAAAGAAGCCTTCTCTTTGCATGCAAAGCTTATTCAAGTGAAAAACGTGCCACCTGGAGAAGGAATTAGCTATGGAATAACGTATAAAACAACAGGGTGGGAATGGATTGGAACCATTCCAATCGGTTATGCCGATGGATGGTATCGATACCATTCTACAAATGGCGGTACGGTTCTAGTTAATGGTGAAAACGTTCCTTTTGTTGGAAGGATATGTATGGATCAATGTATGGTTAAATTACCTCGGGAACTCCCCGTTGGAACTAAGGTAACGCTGATTGGTTCTCAAGGAGAACGAATGATTTCAATTGATGAAGTCGCAGGCCGATTATCAACGATTAATTATGAAGTTCCTTGTATGGTTGGATCTAGAATACCGAGAGTTTATATCAAAAATCACGAAGTTTATACCGTGAAAAATAAATTAGTACCATAA
- a CDS encoding extracellular solute-binding protein codes for MKKSLKLLMLAMMSLAIVFVVAACGQQDEAEPEAEAGGDQPQEEQQGEQDEEVVELGGQLVVYSARNENFVQPLLEKFEAETGVEVVALHGAEPLQIVEEAGNVQADIYISNDLGALGYLHNEGLLTGANPEGIETIPAEFRADDNAYFAISARSRGFIYNKDMITEEEMPKSIEDLFDAKWADVEGGYAITRGGNGGMIGNVSALRYEWGDEKAAEWVTSIKENAAGIYNGHGDIRRAVGEGLHSFGLVNNYYFHQQLLEPQDNNVGFIYLDQEEGQMGVIANAAGVGLVADGPNEANALAFLEWVLLPENQVAFVGESLELLINSEYGAVYPPEVEPHIVEFSELKVQDMPMKELGEYFEDTKDLIEQSGLDLELR; via the coding sequence ATGAAGAAATCATTAAAACTTTTAATGTTGGCAATGATGTCATTAGCAATCGTGTTTGTAGTGGCAGCTTGCGGACAACAAGATGAAGCAGAGCCAGAAGCTGAAGCAGGTGGAGATCAACCGCAAGAAGAACAACAAGGTGAACAAGATGAAGAAGTAGTAGAACTTGGTGGGCAACTTGTAGTATACTCAGCACGTAACGAAAATTTCGTGCAACCATTATTAGAAAAGTTTGAAGCAGAAACTGGAGTTGAAGTGGTAGCGTTACATGGAGCTGAGCCTCTACAAATTGTAGAAGAAGCAGGGAATGTTCAAGCTGATATTTATATCTCCAATGATCTAGGAGCACTTGGTTACTTACACAACGAAGGTTTATTAACAGGAGCAAACCCTGAAGGAATTGAAACAATTCCAGCAGAGTTCCGTGCTGATGACAATGCGTATTTTGCAATTTCTGCTAGATCACGTGGGTTTATTTACAATAAAGATATGATTACAGAAGAAGAAATGCCGAAGAGTATTGAAGACTTATTTGATGCAAAATGGGCAGATGTTGAAGGTGGTTACGCAATTACTCGTGGTGGAAACGGCGGTATGATCGGAAACGTATCAGCACTTCGTTACGAGTGGGGTGATGAGAAAGCAGCTGAGTGGGTTACTTCAATTAAAGAAAATGCAGCTGGTATTTACAATGGCCACGGTGACATTCGTCGAGCTGTAGGAGAAGGTTTGCATTCATTTGGTTTAGTAAACAACTATTACTTCCATCAACAATTACTTGAGCCTCAAGATAATAATGTAGGATTTATCTATCTTGACCAAGAAGAAGGTCAAATGGGTGTTATTGCAAATGCGGCAGGTGTAGGTCTTGTTGCTGATGGACCAAATGAAGCTAATGCACTTGCATTTCTTGAGTGGGTATTGTTGCCCGAAAACCAAGTAGCGTTTGTTGGTGAGTCTTTAGAATTGCTAATTAACTCAGAGTACGGTGCAGTTTATCCACCAGAAGTAGAGCCACACATTGTAGAATTCAGTGAGCTTAAAGTTCAAGATATGCCTATGAAAGAATTAGGAGAATACTTTGAAGATACAAAAGACCTTATTGAACAATCAGGGTTAGACCTTGAATTAAGATAA
- a CDS encoding ABC transporter ATP-binding protein, giving the protein MSFIQFDNVTKYYNRAATPAVDQLNLEILEGEIITLLGPSGCGKTTTLRMLAGFEQPTTGKIRIGDEVVYDDRRALPPEKRGIGMVFQDYALFPHLTIEKNVTFGLNRWKNRDKKKRAQEVLELVGLGEFGHRLPSELSGGQQQRVALARALAPRPKVILMDEPFSNLDAGLREKMRYDVTNILRKANATAIIVTHDQKDAFAVSDRVVVMNEGIIQQIAAPKEMYRCPANCFVAQFVGKTNLISGTLCPDLKHVETHIGRVCLPQETDKVIENVMVSIRPEGCRLAEKGRYAGLVERVTYSGEYQEVHVRLQSDQVSNDPMIIYAPIEQDIEIGSVVSFDITPELVALVD; this is encoded by the coding sequence ATGAGCTTCATTCAGTTTGATAACGTTACCAAATATTATAATAGAGCAGCAACACCTGCCGTAGATCAGTTAAACCTTGAAATACTAGAGGGTGAAATTATTACTCTATTAGGTCCTAGTGGTTGTGGGAAGACGACGACACTTAGAATGCTAGCTGGTTTCGAGCAACCGACTACAGGGAAAATTCGCATCGGTGATGAAGTGGTTTATGATGATCGCCGTGCCTTACCTCCTGAGAAAAGAGGAATTGGGATGGTGTTTCAAGACTATGCCTTATTCCCGCACTTAACAATTGAAAAGAATGTAACCTTTGGATTAAATAGATGGAAAAATCGAGATAAGAAAAAACGTGCGCAAGAAGTCCTTGAATTAGTGGGACTTGGTGAGTTTGGTCATCGTTTACCAAGTGAACTTTCGGGTGGCCAGCAACAAAGGGTAGCTTTAGCACGGGCATTAGCACCAAGACCGAAAGTTATTTTGATGGATGAGCCATTTAGTAACCTTGATGCAGGTCTAAGGGAAAAGATGCGTTATGATGTTACAAATATTCTGCGTAAAGCGAACGCTACAGCTATTATTGTTACCCATGATCAAAAAGATGCGTTTGCTGTTTCTGATCGTGTAGTTGTTATGAATGAAGGAATTATTCAACAAATAGCAGCACCGAAAGAAATGTACCGCTGTCCTGCCAATTGTTTTGTTGCGCAATTTGTGGGTAAAACAAATTTAATCTCTGGGACTTTATGTCCAGACTTAAAACATGTAGAAACACATATCGGTCGCGTTTGTTTGCCACAAGAAACGGATAAAGTTATTGAAAACGTTATGGTATCTATCCGTCCTGAAGGTTGTCGCCTTGCAGAAAAAGGGCGTTATGCTGGTTTGGTCGAACGCGTTACATATAGCGGAGAGTATCAAGAAGTACATGTACGCTTGCAATCAGACCAAGTATCTAATGATCCGATGATTATTTATGCACCAATTGAACAGGACATTGAAATTGGAAGTGTCGTTTCATTTGATATAACACCTGAATTAGTAGCTTTAGTGGATTGA
- a CDS encoding metal-sensitive transcriptional regulator yields the protein MQYDDKVKNRLKRIEGQVRGILRMMEDEKECKDIVGQMAAVRNALDRAIGVVVSSNLEACIREQIENGENTEETIKEAVNLLVKSR from the coding sequence ATGCAATACGATGATAAAGTGAAAAATAGATTGAAACGTATTGAAGGTCAAGTCCGAGGCATCCTTAGAATGATGGAAGATGAAAAAGAATGTAAAGATATCGTTGGACAAATGGCTGCAGTTCGTAATGCCCTTGATCGTGCAATTGGAGTAGTTGTAAGCTCTAATTTAGAAGCTTGTATTCGTGAACAGATTGAAAATGGTGAGAATACAGAAGAGACGATTAAGGAAGCAGTAAACCTGTTAGTAAAAAGTAGATAA
- a CDS encoding rhomboid family intramembrane serine protease: MFIRNESFYSFRRNYPIITVIVAIHLLLFVWMNFLPFGYLVRNIGIGFNPAVAQGEYWRLITPIFMHIGLGHVLFNSFSLVLFGPALEKMLGKVKFITIYLLTGIIANIATFYLGGLSYPPHLGASGAIFGLFGVYLYMVLNRKDLIDQANSQIVMTILIIGLVMTFVNSNINILAHLFGLIGGAALAPIFLAKARPFYAYTHVHDPEEVTFNPNRWRRRRMNSKLVQKVIWIGFGVLVALGIIMRLF; encoded by the coding sequence ATGTTTATAAGAAATGAAAGTTTTTACTCTTTCCGACGTAATTATCCTATAATTACAGTTATTGTTGCCATTCACCTACTTCTTTTTGTTTGGATGAACTTTTTACCTTTCGGCTACCTCGTTCGAAATATTGGGATCGGGTTCAATCCAGCAGTAGCTCAAGGTGAGTACTGGCGCTTGATTACCCCTATCTTTATGCATATAGGGTTAGGTCACGTTTTATTTAACTCATTTTCACTCGTTTTATTTGGACCCGCACTGGAAAAGATGCTCGGGAAAGTTAAATTTATTACCATTTATTTGTTGACAGGAATTATTGCTAACATCGCTACTTTTTATTTAGGCGGTCTCTCGTACCCTCCACACCTTGGAGCTTCCGGCGCGATCTTTGGTCTATTTGGAGTTTATCTTTACATGGTATTAAACAGAAAAGATTTAATTGACCAAGCAAACTCACAAATCGTCATGACGATTTTAATTATTGGTCTTGTGATGACCTTTGTAAACAGCAATATTAACATCCTTGCCCACCTGTTTGGCTTAATCGGCGGAGCAGCATTAGCACCTATTTTCCTTGCAAAAGCACGCCCTTTTTATGCCTATACACATGTACATGATCCTGAAGAAGTTACTTTTAATCCGAATCGTTGGAGACGCCGACGGATGAATAGTAAACTAGTTCAAAAAGTCATTTGGATTGGGTTCGGTGTACTAGTTGCACTTGGAATTATAATGCGCTTATTCTAA
- a CDS encoding type II toxin-antitoxin system PemK/MazF family toxin, with translation MIVKRGDVYFADLSPVVGSEQGGVRPVLIIQNDIGNRFSPTVIVAAITAQIQKAKLPTHVEINAKRYGFDRDSVILLEQIRTIDKQRLTDKITHLDDDMMSRVDDALQISLGLINF, from the coding sequence TTGATTGTAAAACGTGGCGATGTTTACTTTGCTGACTTATCTCCTGTTGTTGGTTCAGAGCAAGGTGGAGTTAGGCCTGTTCTCATCATTCAAAACGATATCGGGAATCGGTTTAGTCCAACTGTCATCGTCGCGGCGATAACAGCCCAAATTCAAAAAGCGAAGTTACCGACTCATGTAGAGATCAATGCCAAGCGCTATGGGTTTGATCGGGATTCGGTGATTTTATTAGAGCAGATAAGGACGATTGATAAGCAACGGCTGACTGACAAAATCACACATTTGGACGATGATATGATGAGTCGAGTGGATGATGCGCTTCAAATTAGTTTAGGTCTTATTAATTTTTAA